In the Larus michahellis chromosome 6, bLarMic1.1, whole genome shotgun sequence genome, one interval contains:
- the GYG1 gene encoding glycogenin-1 isoform X3 — protein MADQSFVTLATNDSYVKGALVLGSSLQQYRTTRKLTALITPQVSDPMRRVLEKVFDEVILVNVLDSGDSAHLALMKRPELGVTLTKLHCWELTQFSKCVFMDADTMVLSNIDELFEREELSAAPDPGWPDCFNSGVFVYRPSIETYNQLLQFATENGSFDGADQGLLNTFFSSWATTDMSKHLPFIYNLSSTSVYSYLPAFKAFGANTKVVHFLGSIKPWNYTYDSKTKSIKGNMDDPKIVHPEFLNMWWDIYTADVLPLLEQHGIVKESITGVSMLSGLAYTLAFSCGFCREESCTIPAHWQCLLLRMRTSTSLSHSIPCCSL, from the exons ACCAGTCTTTTGTGACTCTAGCCACAAATGACTCCTATGTGAAAGGAGCGCTGGTACTTGGTTCATCCTTGCAACAGTACAGAACAACAAGGAAGCTGACTGCACTCATAACTCCTCAGGTCTCAGATCCTATGAG GAGAGTGCTGGAAAAAGTTTTTGATGAAGTCATATTGGTAAATGTCTTGGATAGTGGGGATTCAGCACACTTGGCGTTAATGAAAAGACCTGAGCTGGGTGTCACATTAACAAAGCTTCACTGCTGGGAACTGACACAGTTTTCAAAATGCGTTTTCATGGATGCAGACACAATG GTTTTGTCAAATATTGATGAGCTTTTTGAGAGAGAAGAGCTTTCTGCAGCACCAGATCCAGGTTGGCCTGACTGTTTTAATTCTGGAGTTTTTGTTTACCGACCTTCCATTGAAACATACAATCAGCTGTTACAGTTTGCCACAGAGAACGGCAGCTTTGATG GTGCAGATCAGGGGTTATTAAACACCTTTTTCAGCAGCTGGGCAACAACAGACATGAGCAAGCATCTAccatttatttataatttgaGCAGCACTTCTGTATATTCCTACCTTCCAGCATTTAAAGC GTTTGGCGCAAATACTAAAGTGGTGCATTTTCTGGGAAGCATAAAACCATGGAATTACACATATGactccaaaacaaaaagcataaaaGGCAACATGGATGACCCTAAAATAGTTCACCCAGAATTCCTCAACATGTGGTGGGACATCTACACAGCTGATGTTTTACCACTACTAGAACAGCATGGAATTGTTAAAGAAAGTATTACAGGTGTAAGCATG CTATCGGGCTTGGCCTATACTCTGGCTTTCTCTTGTGGCTTCTGTAGAGAG GAAAGCTGCACAATCCCTGCCCATTGGCAATGCTTGCTGCTGCGCATGAGAACATCTACTTCATTGTCCCATTCTATACCTTGTTGCTCGCTTTAG
- the GYG1 gene encoding glycogenin-1 isoform X1 produces MADQSFVTLATNDSYVKGALVLGSSLQQYRTTRKLTALITPQVSDPMRRVLEKVFDEVILVNVLDSGDSAHLALMKRPELGVTLTKLHCWELTQFSKCVFMDADTMVLSNIDELFEREELSAAPDPGWPDCFNSGVFVYRPSIETYNQLLQFATENGSFDGADQGLLNTFFSSWATTDMSKHLPFIYNLSSTSVYSYLPAFKAFGANTKVVHFLGSIKPWNYTYDSKTKSIKGNMDDPKIVHPEFLNMWWDIYTADVLPLLEQHGIVKESITGVSMLSGLAYTLAFSCGFCREAEVTEAVSHISLSASSPVLPTVSSEERKERWEQGQADYLGVDSFDNIKKKLDTYLQ; encoded by the exons ACCAGTCTTTTGTGACTCTAGCCACAAATGACTCCTATGTGAAAGGAGCGCTGGTACTTGGTTCATCCTTGCAACAGTACAGAACAACAAGGAAGCTGACTGCACTCATAACTCCTCAGGTCTCAGATCCTATGAG GAGAGTGCTGGAAAAAGTTTTTGATGAAGTCATATTGGTAAATGTCTTGGATAGTGGGGATTCAGCACACTTGGCGTTAATGAAAAGACCTGAGCTGGGTGTCACATTAACAAAGCTTCACTGCTGGGAACTGACACAGTTTTCAAAATGCGTTTTCATGGATGCAGACACAATG GTTTTGTCAAATATTGATGAGCTTTTTGAGAGAGAAGAGCTTTCTGCAGCACCAGATCCAGGTTGGCCTGACTGTTTTAATTCTGGAGTTTTTGTTTACCGACCTTCCATTGAAACATACAATCAGCTGTTACAGTTTGCCACAGAGAACGGCAGCTTTGATG GTGCAGATCAGGGGTTATTAAACACCTTTTTCAGCAGCTGGGCAACAACAGACATGAGCAAGCATCTAccatttatttataatttgaGCAGCACTTCTGTATATTCCTACCTTCCAGCATTTAAAGC GTTTGGCGCAAATACTAAAGTGGTGCATTTTCTGGGAAGCATAAAACCATGGAATTACACATATGactccaaaacaaaaagcataaaaGGCAACATGGATGACCCTAAAATAGTTCACCCAGAATTCCTCAACATGTGGTGGGACATCTACACAGCTGATGTTTTACCACTACTAGAACAGCATGGAATTGTTAAAGAAAGTATTACAGGTGTAAGCATG CTATCGGGCTTGGCCTATACTCTGGCTTTCTCTTGTGGCTTCTGTAGAGAG GCAGAGGTTACAGAGGCAGTGTCCCACATATCACTATCAGCATCATCACCAGTATTACCAACCGTATCTTCAGAAGAACGCAAGGAACGGTGGGAACAGGGCCAAGCTGACTATTTGGGAGTGGATTCCTTTGACAACATcaagaagaaacttgatacctacCTTCAGTAG
- the GYG1 gene encoding glycogenin-1 isoform X2 — translation MADQSFVTLATNDSYVKGALVLGSSLQQYRTTRKLTALITPQVSDPMRRVLEKVFDEVILVNVLDSGDSAHLALMKRPELGVTLTKLHCWELTQFSKCVFMDADTMVLSNIDELFEREELSAAPDPGWPDCFNSGVFVYRPSIETYNQLLQFATENGSFDGADQGLLNTFFSSWATTDMSKHLPFIYNLSSTSVYSYLPAFKAFGANTKVVHFLGSIKPWNYTYDSKTKSIKGNMDDPKIVHPEFLNMWWDIYTADVLPLLEQHGIVKESITGVSMAEVTEAVSHISLSASSPVLPTVSSEERKERWEQGQADYLGVDSFDNIKKKLDTYLQ, via the exons ACCAGTCTTTTGTGACTCTAGCCACAAATGACTCCTATGTGAAAGGAGCGCTGGTACTTGGTTCATCCTTGCAACAGTACAGAACAACAAGGAAGCTGACTGCACTCATAACTCCTCAGGTCTCAGATCCTATGAG GAGAGTGCTGGAAAAAGTTTTTGATGAAGTCATATTGGTAAATGTCTTGGATAGTGGGGATTCAGCACACTTGGCGTTAATGAAAAGACCTGAGCTGGGTGTCACATTAACAAAGCTTCACTGCTGGGAACTGACACAGTTTTCAAAATGCGTTTTCATGGATGCAGACACAATG GTTTTGTCAAATATTGATGAGCTTTTTGAGAGAGAAGAGCTTTCTGCAGCACCAGATCCAGGTTGGCCTGACTGTTTTAATTCTGGAGTTTTTGTTTACCGACCTTCCATTGAAACATACAATCAGCTGTTACAGTTTGCCACAGAGAACGGCAGCTTTGATG GTGCAGATCAGGGGTTATTAAACACCTTTTTCAGCAGCTGGGCAACAACAGACATGAGCAAGCATCTAccatttatttataatttgaGCAGCACTTCTGTATATTCCTACCTTCCAGCATTTAAAGC GTTTGGCGCAAATACTAAAGTGGTGCATTTTCTGGGAAGCATAAAACCATGGAATTACACATATGactccaaaacaaaaagcataaaaGGCAACATGGATGACCCTAAAATAGTTCACCCAGAATTCCTCAACATGTGGTGGGACATCTACACAGCTGATGTTTTACCACTACTAGAACAGCATGGAATTGTTAAAGAAAGTATTACAGGTGTAAGCATG GCAGAGGTTACAGAGGCAGTGTCCCACATATCACTATCAGCATCATCACCAGTATTACCAACCGTATCTTCAGAAGAACGCAAGGAACGGTGGGAACAGGGCCAAGCTGACTATTTGGGAGTGGATTCCTTTGACAACATcaagaagaaacttgatacctacCTTCAGTAG